In the genome of Afifella aestuarii, one region contains:
- a CDS encoding bacteriophage T4 gp5 trimerisation domain-containing protein, producing the protein GMEAMVSYIDGDPDRPLITGLVPNSQQAVPYDLPGHRTKSVLRTNTYKSGTPSEFNEISFEDATGAENMFFHAQKDQTTKVLNNRVKRVDAHEVESIGQNKSIDVGGNHQEKIGGSMNLSVGGGRGAPLLATLGGIVAAGGLDSANGSAAIDDELLQTFTQSVSAVGAAAEAASLSANSAVTGAGGFLAEGGAQQMATGSFLGGLLGKLMPLTGIVNTVIEKFRSDTIGIARTEQIGLYKNTSVGHTMTLNVGEEFIIKCGQSKLMMDKEGNVTIVGTKFYFDASGHVQINGELIDLN; encoded by the coding sequence TCGGCATGGAGGCGATGGTCTCCTACATCGACGGCGACCCCGACCGTCCGCTGATTACGGGGCTCGTGCCAAACTCACAGCAGGCCGTGCCCTATGATCTGCCCGGGCACAGGACCAAGAGCGTGCTTCGGACGAATACCTACAAGTCTGGAACGCCGAGCGAGTTCAACGAGATCTCCTTCGAAGATGCCACCGGTGCGGAGAACATGTTCTTCCACGCCCAGAAGGATCAGACCACGAAAGTCTTGAACAATCGGGTGAAACGCGTCGACGCCCACGAGGTCGAGAGCATCGGACAGAACAAGTCGATTGATGTCGGGGGCAATCACCAGGAAAAGATCGGCGGCTCCATGAATCTGTCCGTGGGCGGGGGAAGGGGCGCGCCTCTCCTGGCGACGCTCGGTGGCATTGTCGCCGCCGGCGGGCTGGATTCCGCCAATGGATCGGCAGCGATCGACGACGAACTGCTGCAGACTTTCACGCAATCCGTCAGCGCCGTCGGCGCGGCCGCAGAAGCGGCATCGCTGAGTGCTAATTCGGCCGTAACGGGCGCTGGCGGTTTCCTTGCCGAAGGTGGCGCCCAGCAGATGGCGACGGGCTCGTTCCTGGGTGGGCTTCTCGGCAAGTTGATGCCGCTGACGGGCATCGTCAATACGGTGATCGAAAAGTTCCGGTCCGATACGATCGGCATCGCGCGCACCGAACAGATCGGCCTCTACAAGAACACCTCGGTCGGGCACACGATGACCCTCAATGTCGGGGAAGAATTCATCATCAAGTGCGGACAATCGAAGCTGATGATGGACAAGGAGGGCAACGTCACGATCGTCGGAACCAAATTCTATTTCGATGCCTCCGGCCATGTGCAGATCAACGGCGAGTTGATCGACTTGAATTGA
- a CDS encoding DUF4150 domain-containing protein, whose translation MSYPPRRGSRDTSEGLVISKYPDVCRSPVAPVPYTIVAFQSDDANTATSVRFTGQRAHKQDSIITCCTGDEPGTGLGVKSNTVTSVCHRKEHSRTVRVEGQWATRDGDEWWMNNKNTIGCLVWPHPDYPDDPTPPLKEQPDEEEKSSQHAESSDGETAQGVVMSDAAPFG comes from the coding sequence ATGAGCTATCCGCCGCGCAGGGGCAGCCGCGACACGTCCGAAGGGCTGGTCATCTCGAAATATCCCGACGTCTGCCGCTCGCCGGTGGCGCCGGTGCCCTACACCATCGTCGCCTTCCAGTCGGACGACGCCAACACGGCGACGAGCGTGCGCTTCACCGGCCAGCGCGCTCACAAGCAGGATTCGATCATCACCTGTTGCACCGGCGACGAGCCGGGCACCGGCCTCGGTGTCAAGTCCAACACCGTCACCTCCGTATGCCATCGCAAGGAGCATTCCAGGACGGTGCGCGTCGAGGGGCAGTGGGCGACGCGCGACGGCGACGAATGGTGGATGAACAACAAGAACACCATCGGCTGTCTGGTCTGGCCGCACCCCGACTATCCCGACGACCCCACCCCGCCGCTGAAAGAGCAGCCGGACGAGGAGGAGAAGTCCTCGCAGCACGCCGAGTCGAGCGACGGCGAGACGGCGCAGGGCGTTGTGATGAGCGACGCCGCCCCGTTCGGCTAA